A part of Nocardioides sp. WS12 genomic DNA contains:
- a CDS encoding SWIM zinc finger family protein, with amino-acid sequence MAAPRWSLAAVEKAAPDASSLSAARKLALPGPWSETGSTDALLWGRCQGSGKTPYQVSIDLTGPAYRCSCPSRKFPCKHALALLLLWVRSDGAVADAAEPAGFAGDWAATRAGRAAEESVATARRPADPQTRARRIEERRATMSTALDDFAQWLADIARSGTAATRRQPWAWWDAAAARLVDGQLPGLAERVRDMSSAVSRRDDWADHLLTEVGRWWLAVQAWRRWDDLDPATRGDLRTYLGWSWTVEDLDAPEQTNADSWQVLGAHRDERGRLKEQRTWLRSTSTGELVVVFDFAGGPEPLPVAQLEGSVLDVPLIRYPGSAPARARFTGEPARLAVETPLPVGGSVADARAALTARWLQNPWAHRAPVLIRGHLVPPTPEGPAALVDERGEAVPLLGPEPWDLLARTGGAVTDVFGEFEETGLRPLTVTAGAP; translated from the coding sequence ATGGCAGCGCCCCGTTGGAGCCTCGCGGCCGTCGAGAAGGCCGCGCCCGACGCGTCGTCCCTGTCGGCAGCACGCAAGCTCGCTCTCCCCGGCCCCTGGTCGGAGACCGGCAGCACCGACGCCCTGCTCTGGGGACGCTGCCAGGGCTCGGGCAAGACGCCGTACCAGGTCTCGATCGACCTGACCGGACCTGCCTATCGCTGCAGCTGCCCCAGCCGGAAGTTCCCCTGCAAGCACGCTCTGGCCCTGCTCCTGCTCTGGGTGCGCTCCGACGGGGCGGTGGCCGATGCGGCCGAGCCCGCTGGCTTCGCGGGTGACTGGGCCGCTACCCGGGCCGGGCGCGCGGCGGAGGAGAGCGTGGCGACGGCGCGGCGTCCGGCCGATCCCCAGACCCGTGCCCGACGGATCGAGGAACGCCGGGCGACCATGTCGACGGCGCTGGACGACTTCGCCCAGTGGCTGGCCGACATCGCCCGGAGCGGCACCGCCGCCACCCGGCGCCAGCCGTGGGCGTGGTGGGACGCAGCGGCCGCCCGTCTGGTCGATGGCCAGCTCCCCGGCCTGGCCGAGCGGGTGCGGGACATGTCGTCGGCGGTGAGTCGGCGCGACGACTGGGCGGACCACCTGCTGACCGAGGTCGGGCGCTGGTGGCTGGCCGTCCAGGCCTGGCGCCGGTGGGACGACCTCGATCCGGCCACCCGCGGTGACCTGCGCACCTACCTCGGCTGGTCCTGGACCGTCGAGGACCTCGATGCTCCCGAGCAGACGAACGCCGACAGCTGGCAGGTCCTCGGTGCGCACCGGGACGAAAGGGGGCGGCTCAAGGAGCAGCGGACCTGGCTCCGCTCCACCTCCACCGGCGAGCTCGTCGTGGTGTTCGACTTCGCAGGCGGCCCGGAGCCGTTGCCCGTCGCGCAACTCGAGGGCAGCGTGCTCGACGTACCCCTGATCCGCTATCCCGGATCGGCACCCGCACGCGCCCGGTTCACCGGCGAGCCGGCCCGGCTCGCGGTCGAAACACCGCTGCCAGTCGGTGGCTCCGTCGCCGACGCGCGCGCAGCGCTGACCGCTCGCTGGCTGCAGAATCCGTGGGCGCACCGTGCCCCGGTCCTGATCCGCGGTCACCTGGTGCCGCCGACCCCCGAAGGTCCAGCGGCGCTGGTCGACGAGCGGGGCGAAGCCGTGCCGCTCCTCGGCCCCGAGCCGTGGGACCTGCTGGCGCGCACGGGCGGTGCGGTGACCGACGTGTTCGGCGAGTTCGAGGAGACCGGCCTCCGACCGTTGACCGTGACGGCAGGGGCGCCATGA
- a CDS encoding DUF5691 domain-containing protein, translating into MTADWWQQASAAALLGTTRREPPAIPVGLGIAPRPDPTPETTLLDAAAVGGALLRATAHPFPVRETPPPTLPETAPVAPPTAVQLLGLLLDQPPVSARLRAQALGWWLHTCAQRGARVPHDLLPRLLDRATSDTPLRAATRPVLGERGHWLAALRSDWAWVLDRPDTPTGAPSSDFDADAWRLLPANDRATALTTLTTPLAQATIALLEEALDDRSEKVRRQACLALDGVPGSERAARMAARLRPLVAMTGRLRRGLEVTLPTTPDAAGIRDGLTTTRTGSQRERWLELICAGAPLSVWTDVSGKDAAHTWAMVTEPAAREGILRAIRVRHDDVWAEAVVASDPALLAILPPERRDATAVQLLRDSRAPTLVAAVIASVPAPWSAPLSNAVVDLLRHTKPVAGAGAGWLGPLAAGLHPTVRPQLSVWARSDHTWGSLPADLDQYLSFLPAITEAFR; encoded by the coding sequence ATGACGGCAGACTGGTGGCAGCAGGCGTCGGCCGCCGCGCTCCTCGGCACCACGCGTCGCGAGCCCCCGGCCATCCCGGTGGGGCTCGGGATCGCACCGCGTCCCGACCCGACCCCGGAGACGACCCTGCTCGATGCCGCGGCCGTGGGCGGAGCACTCCTGCGCGCGACCGCTCACCCGTTCCCCGTCCGCGAGACGCCGCCGCCCACGCTGCCGGAGACCGCGCCCGTGGCGCCCCCGACCGCGGTCCAGTTGCTCGGCCTGCTCCTCGACCAACCGCCGGTGAGCGCCCGGCTGCGCGCCCAGGCGCTGGGCTGGTGGCTGCACACCTGCGCCCAACGGGGAGCACGCGTCCCCCACGACCTGTTGCCGCGCCTCCTCGACCGCGCCACCAGCGACACCCCGCTGCGAGCGGCGACCCGGCCTGTCCTCGGCGAGCGCGGGCACTGGCTGGCCGCACTCCGCAGCGACTGGGCGTGGGTGCTCGACCGGCCGGACACTCCGACCGGCGCGCCGTCGTCCGACTTCGACGCGGACGCCTGGCGCCTGCTACCCGCGAACGACCGAGCCACCGCGCTGACCACCCTCACGACACCCCTCGCCCAGGCCACCATCGCCCTGCTCGAGGAAGCCCTCGACGACCGTTCCGAGAAGGTACGACGCCAGGCCTGCCTGGCACTCGACGGCGTTCCGGGTTCGGAGCGGGCCGCCCGGATGGCCGCGCGGCTGCGCCCGCTCGTCGCGATGACCGGTCGCCTTCGCCGGGGCCTGGAGGTGACCCTGCCGACCACCCCGGACGCTGCGGGCATCCGGGACGGCCTGACCACGACGCGCACCGGATCGCAGCGGGAACGCTGGCTGGAGTTGATCTGTGCGGGCGCGCCCCTGTCCGTGTGGACCGATGTGTCCGGCAAGGACGCCGCCCACACCTGGGCGATGGTGACCGAACCCGCTGCCCGGGAAGGGATCCTGCGCGCGATCCGGGTGCGCCACGACGACGTCTGGGCGGAAGCCGTCGTGGCCAGCGACCCGGCCCTGCTCGCGATCCTGCCGCCGGAACGACGTGACGCGACGGCCGTGCAGTTGCTGCGCGACAGCCGCGCGCCGACCCTGGTCGCGGCCGTGATCGCCTCAGTTCCAGCGCCCTGGAGCGCACCACTCAGCAACGCCGTGGTCGACCTCCTGCGGCATACGAAGCCTGTCGCCGGTGCGGGCGCCGGCTGGCTCGGGCCGTTGGCCGCGGGCCTGCACCCAACCGTCAGACCGCAGCTCTCGGTGTGGGCCCGATCCGACCACACCTGGGGCTCACTGCCCGCCGATCTCGACCAGTACCTGTCCTTCCTTCCAGCCATCACGGAGGCCTTCCGATGA
- a CDS encoding AAA family ATPase, with amino-acid sequence MTVSESPTTTAPDPSGDVLRLHAEDEYAHELAALAAVDDRPRPPQWRLSPWAVTTYLLGGTLEDGTEISAKYIGARRLMEIAVASLATDRALLLLGVPGTAKSWVSEHLAAAISGNSGLVVQGTAGTPEESLRFGWNYARLLAEGPSREALVPSPVMRAMESGALVRIEELTRIPADVQDALISILSEKTLPIPELDSEIQARRGFNVIATANNRDKGVNELSSALKRRFNTLVLPLPDTVAEEVDIVRSRVASIGRSLELPADLAATPEIERVVTIFRELRGGMTLNQRTTVKSPSSTLSTAEAISVMTNGVALATHFGDGVIRAEDLAAGLTGAVVKDPVQDRIVWQEYLETVVKDRPEWTDLYRACRELS; translated from the coding sequence ATGACCGTCAGCGAGTCGCCCACCACCACGGCACCGGATCCCTCCGGCGACGTACTCCGTCTCCATGCCGAGGACGAGTACGCGCACGAGCTCGCCGCGCTGGCCGCCGTGGACGACCGGCCGCGACCGCCGCAGTGGCGGCTCTCGCCGTGGGCCGTCACGACGTACCTGCTCGGCGGGACGCTCGAGGACGGGACCGAGATCAGCGCGAAGTACATCGGCGCCCGCCGGCTGATGGAGATCGCCGTCGCCTCGCTCGCCACCGACCGGGCGCTGCTGCTCCTCGGCGTGCCCGGCACCGCCAAGTCCTGGGTGAGCGAGCACCTCGCGGCCGCGATCAGTGGCAACTCCGGCCTGGTCGTCCAGGGCACCGCCGGGACGCCCGAGGAGTCGCTCCGCTTCGGCTGGAACTACGCCCGACTGCTTGCCGAAGGGCCCTCGCGTGAAGCGCTCGTACCCAGCCCGGTGATGCGTGCCATGGAGTCCGGCGCGCTGGTCCGGATCGAGGAGCTGACCCGCATTCCGGCCGACGTCCAGGATGCGTTGATCTCGATCCTCTCGGAGAAGACGCTGCCGATCCCCGAACTCGACAGCGAGATCCAGGCCCGGCGCGGGTTCAACGTGATCGCCACGGCCAACAACCGGGACAAGGGCGTCAACGAGCTCTCCTCCGCGCTGAAGCGACGCTTCAACACACTCGTCCTGCCGCTCCCCGACACCGTGGCCGAGGAGGTCGACATCGTCCGCAGCCGGGTAGCCTCGATCGGTCGCAGCCTCGAACTGCCCGCCGACCTCGCCGCCACCCCCGAGATCGAACGCGTCGTGACCATCTTCCGTGAGCTGCGCGGTGGGATGACCCTCAACCAGCGCACCACGGTGAAGTCGCCCTCCAGCACCCTTTCGACGGCCGAGGCGATCTCGGTGATGACCAATGGCGTGGCCCTCGCGACCCACTTCGGCGACGGTGTGATCCGGGCCGAGGACCTGGCGGCCGGCCTCACCGGCGCGGTCGTGAAGGACCCGGTGCAGGACCGGATCGTGTGGCAGGAGTACCTCGAGACGGTGGTCAAGGACCGGCCCGAGTGGACCGACCTCTACCGCGCCTGCCGGGAGCTGTCCTGA
- a CDS encoding DUF5682 family protein — protein sequence MDRPLPRLPGAVLTVTPQVEVLGIRHHGPGSARSVANALDELDPTVVVIEGPPELDVLTSYVTEGLVPPVAGLVYATAEPWRAAFYPMAAFSPEWVALQWAVAREVPVRFADLPATHALAPKGETTAAVDAETGEVEEEPAATPERSDPIAVLAAAAGYDDPERWWEDAVEHRAESTLARFAILREAMAEARDAAPVSDDNLRREAAMRRVLRATIKEGHERIAVVCGAFHAPVLHPDAFPATTADNKLLTGLPKIKVTATWAPWTSGRLAFASGYGAGVTSPGWYQHLFLCWAEGRPDDVVPGWLTRVARALRDDGLDAAPATVVDAVRMAEALAVVRGRPSVGLDELMDASQAALCAGSPVPLVLVQQRLVIGEDLGQVPEGVPLVPLAEDLARLQKRLRLKPSATPTTVTLDLRKESQLERSLLLHRLALLGVPWGIEGDSGRTTGTFKEVWDLEWQPEFAVGLVEAGLLGTTVFGAAEARVREGAASASDLATLGRLVEVALVAELPGALAAVIDTLAAATAHQHDTRSLLDAVEPLARTQRYGDVRRADVGRVRDVLHTVVIRAAVELRSACAALDDDAAASLRASIDSAQRGIALVGVGLERWREALGAVAADDRIHGAIAGRVNRILLDGGQLSSERAAERLSRQLSLGASPAHAAAWLDGFLEGEAVLLLHDPTLLTMIDAWLDGVDEGVFEDLLPLLRRTFARFLPAERRQVATRVRNLGSDHADVVPGLDLEAGRPAAQRVAALLGLAVSA from the coding sequence GTGGACCGACCTCTACCGCGCCTGCCGGGAGCTGTCCTGACCGTGACGCCGCAGGTCGAGGTACTCGGCATTCGACACCACGGGCCCGGATCCGCGCGCTCGGTCGCGAACGCGCTCGACGAGCTGGACCCGACGGTCGTGGTGATCGAGGGACCTCCGGAGCTCGACGTGCTGACGTCGTACGTCACGGAAGGACTGGTGCCGCCGGTCGCGGGACTGGTCTACGCGACGGCCGAACCGTGGCGTGCGGCCTTCTATCCGATGGCGGCCTTCTCGCCCGAATGGGTGGCCTTGCAATGGGCCGTCGCGCGAGAGGTGCCGGTCCGGTTCGCCGACCTCCCGGCGACCCATGCACTCGCCCCGAAGGGTGAGACAACAGCCGCAGTCGATGCCGAGACGGGCGAGGTCGAGGAGGAACCGGCCGCGACGCCTGAGCGGAGCGACCCCATCGCGGTCCTCGCTGCCGCAGCCGGGTACGACGACCCCGAGCGCTGGTGGGAGGACGCCGTCGAGCACCGCGCGGAGTCCACGCTCGCCCGGTTCGCGATCCTGCGCGAAGCCATGGCCGAGGCCCGCGACGCTGCCCCGGTCAGCGACGACAACCTCCGCCGGGAGGCGGCCATGCGCCGGGTGCTCCGCGCGACGATCAAGGAGGGCCACGAACGGATCGCCGTGGTGTGCGGTGCCTTCCACGCACCCGTGCTGCATCCCGATGCGTTCCCCGCCACCACCGCGGACAACAAGCTGCTGACCGGGCTCCCGAAGATCAAGGTGACTGCGACCTGGGCGCCGTGGACCTCGGGACGCCTCGCCTTCGCCAGTGGGTACGGCGCCGGGGTCACCTCGCCCGGGTGGTACCAGCACCTGTTCCTCTGCTGGGCCGAGGGCCGACCCGACGACGTGGTGCCGGGCTGGTTGACCCGGGTCGCACGCGCCCTGCGCGACGACGGGCTGGACGCGGCACCGGCCACGGTCGTGGATGCGGTACGGATGGCCGAGGCACTGGCCGTCGTACGAGGTCGACCCTCGGTGGGACTCGACGAACTCATGGACGCCAGCCAGGCGGCGCTGTGCGCCGGCTCCCCGGTCCCCCTCGTGCTGGTCCAGCAGCGCCTCGTCATCGGCGAGGACCTCGGGCAGGTGCCCGAGGGCGTCCCCCTCGTCCCGCTGGCCGAGGACCTCGCGCGCCTGCAGAAGCGACTCCGCCTCAAGCCGTCCGCGACACCGACCACCGTCACCCTCGACCTCCGCAAGGAGAGCCAGCTCGAACGCTCGCTGCTGCTGCACCGGCTGGCCCTGCTCGGGGTGCCGTGGGGCATCGAAGGAGACTCCGGACGCACGACCGGCACCTTCAAGGAGGTCTGGGACCTCGAATGGCAGCCCGAGTTCGCCGTCGGGCTGGTGGAGGCCGGCCTCCTCGGGACGACCGTGTTCGGCGCCGCCGAGGCCCGGGTCCGGGAGGGCGCCGCGTCGGCCTCCGACCTGGCCACCCTGGGCCGGCTGGTCGAGGTGGCCCTGGTCGCCGAGCTCCCCGGTGCCCTGGCCGCGGTGATCGACACCTTGGCGGCCGCCACCGCCCATCAGCACGACACCCGCTCCCTCCTCGACGCCGTCGAGCCGCTGGCGCGGACCCAGCGGTACGGCGACGTCCGGCGCGCCGACGTGGGGCGGGTCCGCGACGTGCTGCACACCGTGGTCATCCGCGCAGCCGTGGAGCTCCGCTCGGCCTGTGCGGCGCTCGACGACGACGCGGCCGCCAGCCTTCGCGCCTCGATCGACAGTGCGCAGCGCGGCATCGCGCTGGTCGGGGTCGGCCTCGAGCGCTGGCGCGAGGCCCTCGGCGCCGTCGCCGCGGATGACCGGATCCACGGCGCGATCGCCGGCCGGGTCAACCGGATCCTGCTCGACGGGGGCCAGTTGAGCTCGGAGCGGGCCGCCGAGCGACTCAGCCGCCAACTCTCCCTCGGCGCCTCCCCCGCCCACGCCGCCGCATGGCTCGACGGCTTCCTCGAGGGCGAAGCGGTCCTGCTGCTGCACGACCCGACGCTGCTGACCATGATCGACGCCTGGCTCGACGGTGTCGACGAGGGTGTGTTCGAGGACCTGCTGCCCTTGTTGCGCCGCACCTTCGCGCGGTTCCTGCCCGCCGAACGACGCCAGGTCGCCACCCGGGTGCGCAACCTCGGCAGCGATCACGCCGACGTCGTGCCGGGTCTCGACCTCGAGGCGGGTCGCCCGGCGGCCCAGCGGGTCGCGGCCCTGCTCGGCCTGGCGGTGTCGGCATGA